The DNA segment GTACTGCCGCACGGGCGGTCGCAGCGGCTGGATCGTGCGCGATCTCGTGGACGCCGGCTTCGAACACGTCCGCAACCTGCAGGGCGGCATCAACGCCTGGTCGGCGGACGTGGATCCGTCGATCCCGCGCTACTGAGCTGATGCGAGCGGCGCGGGCCGCCTGGCGGCGCCTGCCCCCGGACCTCCGGGGAGGCGTCCAGGCCGGGGCCATACTCCTGCTGTTCGGTGGTGCGTTCGCCACGCTGGGCCCCATCGGACCTTCTCTCGATGGGCGCGCGCGGGTGCTGCCGGCCGACCTGACCCACGTGGCGCTGCGGGCGCTGCCGGCCGCGGTCCTGGAGGCGGCGCGGTGGTCCGAACCGGTCGCTCCCGCGCGGCCCCCGGTCCCGCGCCCGGCGCTGCCCGCCGTCCCGGCAGGGGAGCGCGTGCCCAAGCCGCCGGCCGTGCGCGGGCTGTACGTGAGCGGCTGGGTGGCGGGTACCGCGTCGATCCTGGGAGGGCTGCTGGGGCTGGCCGACACCACCGAGATCAACGCCTTCGTGGTGGACGTGAAGGACGCCACCGGCCACACGGGCTACCGGACGAGCGTGCCCTTCGCGCGGGACGTAGGCGCGGACCGCGAGCCCCGCGTCGGAAACATCGGCGCGCTGCTGGACACGCTGCGCGCCCACGGCGTCTATCCCATCGCCCGCATCGTCGTATTCAAGGACCCCATCGTGGCGCGCGCGCGGCCGGACCTGGCGATCCAGGACTCCGCCGGGAGCCCCTGGGTGGACCACCACGGCGACGTCTGGGTCGACGCCTTCAACGCCGAGGTCTGGGACTACGCGGTCGCGCTGGCGCGCGAAGCCGTGGAGCTGGGCTTCAGCGAGATCCAGTGGGACTACGTGCGTTTCCCCGACGCGCCCCTGAGCAGCCTGGACCTGGCGGTCCACCCGGCGCGCGCGGGGCGCACCAAGGCGGACGCCGTGACCGCCTTCATGGAGTACGCGCGCGAGCAGCTCGCGGACCTGGAGGCGCCCATCACGGCGGCCGTTTTCGGCTTGACGACGACGGTAATAGGCGATCTGGGCATCGGCCAGGATTGGCTGCGCATGCAGGCCGCGAGCGACGTCCTCCTGCCCATGATCTACCCGTCCCACTACCGCGCCGGGTCGTACGGCTTCGACAGCCCCAACGCGCACCCGTACGGGATCATGCGTGCCGCGCTCCAGGCGGCGGTCGAGCGCGCGGACGGCGTGGCTGGGGCCGCCGCCGTACGCCCCTGGATCCAGGACTTCACGCTGGGGCCGCCGCGCTACGGGCCGGCGCACGTGCGCGCCCAGATCCAGGCGGCGTACGACCTGGGTATAGACGAGTGGGTCCTTTGGAACCCCAAGAACCGCTACACCGCGGAGGCGCTGGTGGGGAGGAGCGGTTACGAGCCAGACTTCCCGATCCCGGACGAAGGCTTCGAGGCGCGCGACTAGTGGGCCGTAACTAGCGCCGCGCCACCACCCCCGGCTCGTGGAACAGGAAGCCCTGCACGAGGTGGACTCCCAGGCCCTTCACGGTGTCGAACTCCTCTTCCCGCTCCACGCCCTCGGCCACGACCATCGCGTCGTGTGAATCGGCGAACTCCACCATCGTCCTGACCAGGTTCTGCTTCCTGGGGTTCGAGTCGATGTTGGCGATCAGCCCTATGTCCAGCTTGATGAAGTCCGGGTCCAGGTTGGCGATGGAGCCCAGGCCGGCGTAGCCGCTGCCGGCGTCGTCCACGGCCACCCTGAAGCCCTTCTTCCGGAACACGGCCAGGTGGTCGCGGAAGCGGGGGTAGTCCAGGATGGCGGTGCGCTCGGTGATCTCCAGCACGATGCGCGTCGGATCGTCGATGCCCAGGTCGGCCGGGTCCACGTCGCGGAAAGCGGGGTCCGCGAAGTCGTGGGCGTCGCAGTTGATGAAGAGCAGCTGGCCCTCGGCCAGCTCGCCGATCAGCCCGCGCACCGCCCTGTCACGCACGACCCTGCTCAGCTCCCACACGAGGTTGGCCTCCTCGGCCACCTCGAACAGCACCTCGGGCGAGCGGAGCTCGCGCTTCTGGCCGCGGGCGAGCGCCTCGTAGCCGTAGATCTCGCGCGTGTCGGCGCGCACGATGGGGTGGTACTCGATGTAGATGTCCTGCTCGGACACGGTGGCCCGCAGGTCGCCCACCTTCCGGCTCCGCTCCAGGCCCGCCACGCTGCGCGCGGCGGCCGCGGCCTCGCGCAGGCCTCGGTAGACGAGCCTCTCGGTGCGAAACTTGGGGTTGGCGTAAACCGTGGCGGAGCCGACGTAGATGCCGCACAGGGAGGCGATGTCCTCTCCGTGGGTGTCCTCGATGCGCGTGACCATCTCTTCCTCGAGCCGGCGCGACAGGTTGCTGAGTCGGCGCTCGGCCTCGTCGCCGTCGCCGGGCAGCCGCGTGAACACCACGAAGTTGTTGTCGCCCGTGTGCGAGACCATGAGCAGGTGGTCTGCGCGCCCCTCCTCCTCGAAGTGGTGACGGAGCGCCTCGGCGTTGGTCTGCACCAGCTTGTCCAGCGTCTGCCAGCCGTAGAGTTCCTCGATCTTCTCGTACCAGACGAAGTTGATGTAGAGGATTGTGATCTCGCCCTGCTGCGCGAGCAGCTCCCGGGCGCGGTGCATGATCAAGGGCAGCGTGGGGAAGCCGGTGAAGCGGTCGTAGAGCAGCTCGTCCTGGCTGGGCCGGTCGATGGCGCGGCCGGGCAGGATGCGGCGCGTGTTGCGCAGGTGCGCTGCGGCCAGCCGCAGCCGCAGCTCCTCCAGGTCGGCGGCGCGCGGAAGCCAGTCGTCGGCGTACAGGAGCACCCGCTCATCGGCCGCGAGTTCGCGGTCGCAGGCCACCACGATGGCCGCCCCCGACGCGCGCTTGACCTCCTCCACGAGCGCCGCGTCGCCGGCGTCGCGGGCTTCGATCAGGACGATGTCGGAGCGCCGGCCCGCGCGCACCGGCGCGCCGTCGTCCAGGTCCTGGTGCTCCAGCCGCGCGCTCAGCAGCTCGGCCGCCCGCTCGGTGAGCTCGCGCAGCTCCTCGGATCTCACGCACGCGACGATCCTCACGCGGCCGCCGTGAACTGCAGCTCGTACAGGCGCGCGTACAGCCCGCCGGCCTCCAGCAGCTCCGCGTGGCTGCCCGATTCGCACAGCGCGCCGTGGTGGAAGACCAGGATCCGGTCGGCGCTCTGGATGGTCGACAGGCGGTGCGCGATCACGAGCGAGGTGCGGCCGCGCAGCAACTCCTCGAGCGCCGTCTCGATGCGCGCCTCGAGTTCCGAGTCGACCGAGCTGGTGGCCTCGTCCAGGACCAGCACCACCGGGTCGAAGGCGAGCGCGCGCGCGAAGGACAGCAGCTGGCGCTCCCCCACCGACAGCGACGCGCCCCGTTCGGCCAGCGGCTGCGCCAGGCCACGGGGCAGACGGTCCACGAGGGCGTCGGCCCCCACCCGCTCGATCGCCGCGCGCACCGAGTCCTCGTCCAGGTCCTCGCGGCCCAGCGCGATGTTGTAGCGGACGTCCTGGCTGAACAGGAAGATGTCCTGCAGGACCAGCCCGATGCGCCCCCGTAGGTCCTCCAGCGACACGTCCCTGATGGGCACGCCGTCGAAGAGGATCTCGCCGCGCTGCGGCTCGTAGAAGCGCATCAGCAGGCTGATGAGCGTGGTTTTGCCCGCGCCCGTGTGCCCCACCACCGCGACCCGCTCGCCCGGCGCGACGCGGAAGCTCACGTCGCGCAGCACCCAGTCCCACTCCTGCTCGGGGACGCCTGCGTCGTCCTCCGTGGCTTCTCCGGGCCTCTTCCCGTACGCGAACCACACGCCGCGGAACTCGATTTCGCCGCGCGCCGGCAGCGGCAGCGCGCGCGGCCGCGCCGGGTCCGCCACGCCCGGCTCGGTGTCCAGCAGCGTGAAGATGCGCTCCGAGGACGCCATCGCCCCCTGCAGCATGTTGTACTTCTCCGACAGGTCCTGGATGGGCCGGAAGAAGCGCGCGGCGTACTGCAGGAAGGCCGCGAGCACCCCGACCGTGAGCGCGCCGTCCAGTATGCGCACGCCGCCGTAGCTCAGGATCAGCGCGATGGCCACCGCGGTGAGCACCTGGATGATCGGGAAGAACAGCGCGTAGTAGGTGATGGACCGGAGGTGGGCGCTCAGGTAGTCGCGGTCTATCTCCCGGAAGCGCTCGGCGGCCTTCTCTTCCTGGCCGAACAGGTGCAGAACCTCTATGCCCGTGAGGCGCTCCTGCAGGTAGGCGTTCAGGCGCGCCAGGCGGACCCTGATCTGCCGGTAGGCGGCCCTGATGCGCGAGCGAAACAGGAACGCCGCCAGGAACACGAACGGCAACACCAGGAACGTCACCAGCGCGAGCCGCCAGTCCAGCGCCAGCATGACGAGGACGATGAAGAGCAGCGTGAAGACATCGCCGAACACCGTGACGATGCCGCTCGCGAACAACTCGTTCAGCACCTCCACGTCGTTGGTCACGCGGGTGATCAGGCGCCCCACGGGGTTGCGGTCGAAGAACGCCACGTGCAGGCGCTGGAGGTGCCCGAAGAGCTGCTTGCGCAGGTCGTACATGACGCTCTGGCCGAGCCACGTGGTCAGCAGCGTCTGGGCGAACGCGAGCGCGAAGCCCCCCAGCAGGGTGCCCGCGAAGGCGAGCGCCAGCAGGCCGAGCAGGCGCGTATCACCCTGCGGGATGGCCTGATCCAGCGCGACCTTGGTGAGCCAGGGTCCGACCAGCTCCAGCGCGGCGCCAACGACGAGCATGGCCACGGCGAGCGTCACCTTGCCCAGGTGCGGGCGCACGTAGGACAGCAGGCGCCGCATCAGGCGCGCGTCGTAGGCCCTGCCCAGAGCCTCTTCTTCGTGTGGGGGTGCGACCGTGGCCAAACGAACTCCCGTGGGTGTCGCGGGCGCGGATGAATCACGCCGCGCGCGGGTAGTGTATCCCTTCGGACGACCCGCGGCCATCGTGGTCGCCCGGCTCGCGTGAGCCGTTATACTTGCCGAAGGACCCCCGTAGCGGAAGGGACGGGAAGGGGAAGCGATGTCTTTGACGGATCTGAGGGCGCGGCCCGTGCGCGAGGAAATGCGGGCGATGGGCTTGCGGGAGCTGGTGACGCCGGAGCAGGTGGACGCGGCGTTCGCGGAGCCGGAGACGCTGCTGGTGGCGGTGAACTCCATGTGCGGGTGCGCGGCCGGCATCATGCGTCCCGCGGTTCGCGACGCACTCGCGCGCGGCCCGGCTCCCGGCGTCGCGACGACCGTATTCGCGGGCCAGGACACGGACGCCACCGCGCGTGCCAGGGAGTACTTCGCGCCGCACCCCCCGTCCTCACCTGCCGTGGCCATCGTACGCGGGGGGGAGACGCTCTGGATGCTGTCGCGGGCCGAGATCGAGGGGCGGCCCTATCCGGTCGTGGCCGAGAAGATCACCCGCGCGCTGACCGAATATTGCGGCTGAGGGGCCCGGGCGGAGGTCGGTCTAGCGCTCGACGTCCACGCCCTTCCAGAACGCGAGGTGACCCCCGATGTGCTTCGCCCGTGCCGTTGGTGAGGGGTAGACCCAGGCGGCCAGCGGGTTGACCCCGCCCTCGACGACCACGTCGTAGAGGCGCGCGGTCCCCTTCCACGGGCACGTCGTCTCCCGGGTGGTTTCGCGCAGGTGCTCCCAGCGCACCGACTCGGGTGGGAAGTAGAGGCTGCCCTCGAGCTCCTCCGGCGCGTCGCTCTCCGCCAGGACCTGGCCCCGCCACAGCGCCCGTGCCATCAAGACCCGCGCCTCAGGGATTTCCTGGAGGCGCGCCTGCGCCGCGCCGCTTGGCGCTTGGACTCCCCCGCCTGACGCACGCTGACGTCCACGCCTCCCATCAGGGCGAAGCCCTGCACGCGAATGCGCGGCGCGTCCGGGTCGTCGCCGGCGCCGCGCTCGTGCACCTGGTCGATGCCGCCCATCAGCGCGAAGCCCTCCACGTCCACGGCCACCCCCGGCGGGACGATGATGTCCACGCCTCCCATGATGCCGATGGCGGTCACGTTGGTTACGCCGGGCGCGAGCGCGGCCTCGCGGAAGTCCAACTCGGCGCCACCCCAGAAGGCGTAGGCGAACAGGTGCCTGGAGGGCTCCCACTCGCCCTTGCGGGTGGCGCCGCTCAGGATCGCCACGACGTACTGACGGCGCTCGTCTCGCTCCGGGTTCGCGGGGCGGGTGCGCGCGGACGTGGGGCGGGTGGTCGCGAGGGGTTGGGGCGTGGCCACCGGCGCGGGCAGCGGCGCCGGCAGATCCGCCAGGAGGCGGCCCAGGTCGTCCTCGGTGCGCGCCTTGATCGCCAGCTCCACCCGGGCCTCGAACTCCTCCAGGCTCAGGCGGTCGTCGGCGAAGCCCTGGCTCAGCGCCTGGATGGCGGCCTCGCGGCGGGCTCGGTCGATGAGGCGGTCGGGTGTCCGGTCGGGTTCCTGGTTCACCCGGCCAAGATATTCGGCGGCGTCCGTGGGTCGCCAGTACGTTGGCGTTGACGCCCACGCCGCCGGCCGCCTATGATGCTGTCGCTCCCTCCCCGGGATCGCTGGCCTGGCTGCTGTCCAAATGAATCGATTCTTCACCCTTCTGGGGACCATCGAGGGGCGCCTCTACGTGGCGTTCACCGCGCTAGTGCTGGGTGCCGTGCTGGTCGCCCTACAGGGCGTGTCGTCGGTGGAGCAACTCGTGGACGAGGTACGCGACGGGATCGACGAGATCCAGGCCGCGGGGCGGGCCACGACGCAACTCTCGGTGGCGGTCCACAAGCAGATCGGGCAGGGCGAGCGCTATCTCGTCCGGCCCAGCCCGGAAACCCAGCGCGATTTCACGGCGCTGGGCTCGCAGGCGCACAGGACGCGCTCTTCCTACCAGCGCCTGGCAGCCACGACCGACGATCAGAAGAAACGGCTGGCGCGCATCGAGAGCCTGCACTCCCATCTGGAGGTGCAGTACGCGCTGGCGCACGCGCTCACCGATCTGGGGCGCGTGGG comes from the Gemmatimonadota bacterium genome and includes:
- a CDS encoding BrxA/BrxB family bacilliredoxin — protein: MSLTDLRARPVREEMRAMGLRELVTPEQVDAAFAEPETLLVAVNSMCGCAAGIMRPAVRDALARGPAPGVATTVFAGQDTDATARAREYFAPHPPSSPAVAIVRGGETLWMLSRAEIEGRPYPVVAEKITRALTEYCG
- a CDS encoding EAL domain-containing protein, coding for MRIVACVRSEELRELTERAAELLSARLEHQDLDDGAPVRAGRRSDIVLIEARDAGDAALVEEVKRASGAAIVVACDRELAADERVLLYADDWLPRAADLEELRLRLAAAHLRNTRRILPGRAIDRPSQDELLYDRFTGFPTLPLIMHRARELLAQQGEITILYINFVWYEKIEELYGWQTLDKLVQTNAEALRHHFEEEGRADHLLMVSHTGDNNFVVFTRLPGDGDEAERRLSNLSRRLEEEMVTRIEDTHGEDIASLCGIYVGSATVYANPKFRTERLVYRGLREAAAAARSVAGLERSRKVGDLRATVSEQDIYIEYHPIVRADTREIYGYEALARGQKRELRSPEVLFEVAEEANLVWELSRVVRDRAVRGLIGELAEGQLLFINCDAHDFADPAFRDVDPADLGIDDPTRIVLEITERTAILDYPRFRDHLAVFRKKGFRVAVDDAGSGYAGLGSIANLDPDFIKLDIGLIANIDSNPRKQNLVRTMVEFADSHDAMVVAEGVEREEEFDTVKGLGVHLVQGFLFHEPGVVARR
- a CDS encoding putative glycoside hydrolase, translated to MRAARAAWRRLPPDLRGGVQAGAILLLFGGAFATLGPIGPSLDGRARVLPADLTHVALRALPAAVLEAARWSEPVAPARPPVPRPALPAVPAGERVPKPPAVRGLYVSGWVAGTASILGGLLGLADTTEINAFVVDVKDATGHTGYRTSVPFARDVGADREPRVGNIGALLDTLRAHGVYPIARIVVFKDPIVARARPDLAIQDSAGSPWVDHHGDVWVDAFNAEVWDYAVALAREAVELGFSEIQWDYVRFPDAPLSSLDLAVHPARAGRTKADAVTAFMEYAREQLADLEAPITAAVFGLTTTVIGDLGIGQDWLRMQAASDVLLPMIYPSHYRAGSYGFDSPNAHPYGIMRAALQAAVERADGVAGAAAVRPWIQDFTLGPPRYGPAHVRAQIQAAYDLGIDEWVLWNPKNRYTAEALVGRSGYEPDFPIPDEGFEARD
- a CDS encoding DUF1707 domain-containing protein yields the protein MNQEPDRTPDRLIDRARREAAIQALSQGFADDRLSLEEFEARVELAIKARTEDDLGRLLADLPAPLPAPVATPQPLATTRPTSARTRPANPERDERRQYVVAILSGATRKGEWEPSRHLFAYAFWGGAELDFREAALAPGVTNVTAIGIMGGVDIIVPPGVAVDVEGFALMGGIDQVHERGAGDDPDAPRIRVQGFALMGGVDVSVRQAGESKRQAARRRRASRKSLRRGS
- a CDS encoding ABC transporter ATP-binding protein, translated to MATVAPPHEEEALGRAYDARLMRRLLSYVRPHLGKVTLAVAMLVVGAALELVGPWLTKVALDQAIPQGDTRLLGLLALAFAGTLLGGFALAFAQTLLTTWLGQSVMYDLRKQLFGHLQRLHVAFFDRNPVGRLITRVTNDVEVLNELFASGIVTVFGDVFTLLFIVLVMLALDWRLALVTFLVLPFVFLAAFLFRSRIRAAYRQIRVRLARLNAYLQERLTGIEVLHLFGQEEKAAERFREIDRDYLSAHLRSITYYALFFPIIQVLTAVAIALILSYGGVRILDGALTVGVLAAFLQYAARFFRPIQDLSEKYNMLQGAMASSERIFTLLDTEPGVADPARPRALPLPARGEIEFRGVWFAYGKRPGEATEDDAGVPEQEWDWVLRDVSFRVAPGERVAVVGHTGAGKTTLISLLMRFYEPQRGEILFDGVPIRDVSLEDLRGRIGLVLQDIFLFSQDVRYNIALGREDLDEDSVRAAIERVGADALVDRLPRGLAQPLAERGASLSVGERQLLSFARALAFDPVVLVLDEATSSVDSELEARIETALEELLRGRTSLVIAHRLSTIQSADRILVFHHGALCESGSHAELLEAGGLYARLYELQFTAAA
- a CDS encoding DUF427 domain-containing protein — translated: MARALWRGQVLAESDAPEELEGSLYFPPESVRWEHLRETTRETTCPWKGTARLYDVVVEGGVNPLAAWVYPSPTARAKHIGGHLAFWKGVDVER